The Fusarium verticillioides 7600 chromosome 8, whole genome shotgun sequence genomic interval TGGAGGGCTCTCGTGTGGAGTATAGTCCGCGCGTATAACGTTTATTTATATAGAATTGGGGCTTGCTGGGACGGGCGTTGTGACTACCTTCATTTTATACTTGTGTTATTGAGTGGCCACAGAAAAAGCAGACTTGAGATGTCGAGCTTGGTGGACTCATGTCAAGGGGTCGATGACGAGAACACATGTTTCTAGATATTCTATAGTGGCCGAGGCCTTTTGTTCATTTGTACTCGCTTGCACCAGGGCTTGGGCAGAGCATTAAAAGTCAGCGTTAGAAATCGATTTTTGATTTTTCAGTCGAATCGAAATTGGGCGAATGTGCATATAACTATGATGGATATCATTCATTCTTGTGATTTTGATGAGAGTCAGGAGGAACTGCACCCATAGAACCAGGACGTATACGTGGATGGAAAAATTAAATCAAGGGTCAAGAATATCATACCGAAACGGAGTATTGTTGGACTAAGATATGTGATATGCAGTATCTGTAAACTGCTGCACTATTTCctacccttcttcttcttcttggaaggcGGAGGcgccttctcaaccttgacacctCCTCCGCCTACGAGCTCCAGagtctcctcttccttcacGATTCCTCCCTGTGTTGAATCgacagccttcttcttgcccttcttgcccttgggaCGGTACGAGCTTCTGTCACGCAAAGGCAGCCAGCGCTCAGGGTCGGGTCTGGTGCCTTCGACGTAGTTCTTGGGAAGGCGTATCTTTCTGCGTCGCTTGCTTGTCTTTTCAGATGGTCCCGAAGGAGCCGAGCGCTTCAAAGTTGAGGAGCCTGTCTTACTGGCTGCGGTCGCAACGCCAGCGCTGAGGAGAGCTGTTACGTCGATGCCCTCGATAAGAGAATCCACGGGAGGGAGGTTCTGGAGGTGCTTTTCTACACGAGAGGGGCTTGAGGGAGCGAAGGATGCGACAAGGCCAGCCGCAGCAATGTCCGAGCCCTTCCGCTCATCGATTAGTTTCTGGAACGAAGTACCCGCGAGTTGCAAATCCTGGGCGTTGGATGACTTCATCAGTTCGATGCCAGCCTCTTCGAGGAGTGAGATTGCTGAGCTAGCCGGGCGGGACTGCCAGTATGTAGCAGCCTTAACAAGTTCAGCCTTTGCCGAGGATTCCCGTCCCTGTGCCCTCAAAAGGGTCACAGTAAGTGCAATAAGACCAGGGCTGAACCGAGCATTTTGAGAATCATCAGTCTCGTTTCTTTCGAGACGCTGTAGGAAAGACTCAAGAATAGACAGAGCTGAGCCAACTTTTCCTTCATGGAGCTGTATTTGCACAATGGTTAACACAAGACCGACATCATGTGGTCTCTTCTGGGACAGTCCTTGGAGATTCTTCAGAAGATGCTTCCCAGATGTCCCTTGTGCGCTCGCAGCAGCGTTGAGAACAGAGAGGATGCTAGTTTCGGCAGCTGTCGTGGGATGTTTTGCTTCGGTGAGAAGGGCATCGGTGCGGCGCTTGACTCCGGCACCCTTGAGGATTTGCAAATCCACGGTTAGTCGGTTGCGTCGCAAGATATCAGACTGGtgctggaagagcttggcaTTTCTTGCCTTGGCCGTCAGGGCCGAGAATCTTCGCTCGAGAAGATAGGGGTTCTCGTCCTTTGGCTCTAAAGTGACCAGGTTGTTGCCAATTATTAGTGCCAGGTCggaatcttcttctctgtccATCATAGTCAGTTCAACCCTCGGCATAATTGCAGTAAAACCTACCTTGCGTTTGATAGAGAGTTATAGAGATCGAGAGCCTCCCTGAGCTTGCCCAACTTAGCAAAGACGTAGGCCTGCTGTGCAAGAATCGGCCGCATTTCCGCCTGCTTGTCCTCATCTGTCAAGTCATCGGAGGCATCACACAATCGACTTGCACGCTGCAATAGATCGGCTGCAGTCTCAAGGGAGCCGTTGGCAATATGCGCACATGCAGCGTTATAACACAGTTCAAATCCATCAGAGTCTTGGACAGAAATCTTGTCAGTGACCGAGTATCCCAGCCAACTAGACTGGGCAAAAGCGGCCCGAagattgatgctgatatcgTTCTCCTCATCTGCGGGATCGGTGTCGAGTAGACGGCTGTATATGTTGCAAGCCTCATCGAAGCGCTCGGCACGGTAAGCAACTTGTGCGGCAACATGCTGTAGactcctcttcttctctagACCGAAAGCCTGGAGGACAGAAGTGGCCTCGTTAAGCTTTCCCGTCTTGTAGAGAGCATAGGCATGTTCAAGGGCAATTCGTGCGTGGAGGGCGGGAGAGCCATCAGCAATGGCGCGCAAAGCATCGTCGAATCGATCGAGCTTCAGCAACGCGATGATACGGGTGTGCTGGCTATCGACATCGTTCTTGTTAGCCTTGAGGGCGGCGTTGGCAATCTTGAGGGCCTCGTCGTGGTCTTCGACGGAGGATTGGCGCAATAAGGCGCTGAGGGCGGCAGCAGGGTCTTGAGGCATGATGGCGACGCTATCAAGACGAAGGCATATCCGTGGGGGGTCACGTCGATAGCAACACCGTTAGATGGAGTGGGAATGGGACGAGCCCAGAGAGTGACTTGGCTGTGTCTTGTTCGCTTTCGAAGCTCTTTTGCTCGTTGTCGTCAAGTTGAATGAGATGACCTGTCGTTCGTCCGTCCGTCCAAcccagtccagtccagtccacTCGTGATGCTGGCGGGGCAGTTTTGGGCAGCGGGGCACAGTAGAATAATTCCAAGTTCTTTCTGTGGCTTTGCAGCCTCAACAGTGTCCTGCACAGTGTAGAAAGCTTACCCATACTCTACCTGGGTATTTGACCACTCTCACCTCCTGTCATCAATACAAAGAAAGACCTTTATTACCTTAGGTATGTAAGGTAAACGAGACAATATCATGCAACATTCTTGAATGCATTCATTACTGCTTTTgattcttcctccatctgATCCTATTACCTAGGAGGGCTTTACGGTTCCCTCAAGAGGGACCCAGTCGAGGGTATTCTTTCATTGGTGTGCGCAATGGGATCAAGATCTCAAGCTGTGGGGGGGTAACAGCCACTACACCGTAAGAGTAGATCACCAAGAGACAGCAATATTCATATATAGCATCGGGTATCATATACATCAAGTCCACACCAGAAGTAGCTTTCGCCAGTCATCGGCGCCTGAAAGGATTCCACCATTTCTTACGCACTGGTGCCTCTTGGGCATGATAGGCATACAATGGATAAGCGACCCTGTTCTCATATTCCTCCAAAGGCATCTGCTTCGACAAGCGTCGCCTGATCTCTCCCAACTTGGTTGAATCCGTAGCAACGGTCACAACGGAGACTCTGTTATGAGGTCCCTTTATTTCCGGCGAGTGCCGGTCTCTGGGgccatgtcgatgatgccgctGACCGGAGGACGTCTGTCTCCGTCCCCGGCTATGGCTATGGCTCGTGGGCTTCTTGCTTCTGGTCTTGTCACGCTTAGACCGCTCTTCTGTTGACCGTCTCTTAGACTTGGTTCCGGCTTTCTGGCTATGACGGCGGGATCTCTGTCGTCCTCTGCTTACGATGCTACCCAGTGAACTGgaacttgatgttgatcctACTCTGGTTGACAAGTCATTCATAGCGCGAACGGCGTCTAGACTTGAGCCTGTGGATAGAGCTAGAAGAGACTCGCTGTTGATCGGCTGTCCTTTCGGGTCATGAAATGAGCGGACCACGTCGGCCAGGGTGATTGTGAGTTTCCTCACAATGCGTCTAAGAGCTGATCGTGCAGGAGCTGGGACAGGCTTCAGAACAACAACTCATGCATTTTTATACAAACGAAACCAATGCAGATAGAAGTGACTTACCATCGCCTTTTTCAAACCGAGAACCATCTTGCGAAAGTCGCGAAGCATATTCTCGACGCACCCGAGCTCTGTCGGATCGAAGTGAGATGCTCAGTGTTGAGCGCGTGTGACTCAATGGCCCCGGATCCTCATCTTTAGGGAAGCCGTTCAGAAGAGACAGGCACTTGGTGTAAGTGCTCAACAGGGAGTTGACAGCAGTTCCGAAATTACCCATAGTTGTTGAGTAGCAGCTCGAGGTGCGTCGTGTCGCTGGTCAAAGCCACGGCTTGCAACATACAGGCCCGAGATCACTCAATCAGTAGTTACCGTATATGTACATTGGTAGTAGTTCGCAGGTGGCAAGGAGTTGCCTGTCCCAAGCAAGAGACTGCACGTGGGCAAAGAAATCCTCCAGAGCCCACTGCTCACTCCTTGAGGTACAGTGCAGTACAGAGTAGAGCCAGGCAGCCAGGGGCCAAGGCTTCTTACTTCTGCCGTGCTTAAGGTTGTGCTGCTGCACACAACCCACCCTGATGGCTGTTACGTACATGATATGTACCTACAGTTCAGGCTGTTTTCAATTGCTACGTCTcagggctgaagatgaattTGGCATGACCCATActtagctacctaggtacatacatagtaGCAAAGATGAGGCCTTGGCCAACCTCACCTGGTCTACCGGTTCCAACCGGCCCTGGTGTTGAATTTGGAGTTCCATGCCCCGTACAGAGAGTACTGCGCACACACAGGCAGTGAGTGACACACGCGCATGTACAGAATAATGCGAATCTCTATGATTTACAAGGTAATTATGTACCATCAACCTCTGATCAGGACCTGGGGAGGAATCACATGCGTGCGGGCAACTTGGTCGATAACCTTGCATCAACGGTAGGTAGGCGCCGATAAGgcgtacatacatacataccttaCCGTACAGTACTGTACCACGCACGACCTCTAACTTACATGCATCCGATATCTGGACCACCTGTGGGACCAGGTGcatggaggaagaggcgaTCTCATGCAACGAGTCGACGAGTCAAGAGCACATCACTTTTCTCGACCGCAATTTGGGGGCTCCCTCTTCTAAAGTACCAGACGGATACCTTACACGAGATACATTACACCATCAAGGTTGTCCAATCCGATGACGGGTTTGCCCTCGCGCCCATTGGCATCAAGTCCCTCCCGCTATTATTTTATGTAGTATGTAGCTACAGTATCCGTAGAGTAGCAGCTACGGAACGGGGCCCGCCAGACCGGAGAGGTGACTGAGTACGGATAGCGAGTGGCCATTCATAAGGTACAGCAAGGTAACTTAGTAGGTACTGTAGTACCTAGTTAATGGACGGGTGCGGGTGCGGGAACTACCTACCTCCCAAGAGTCAAATTTTGTCCCTCCCGTCCAAAGAAAGTGGCAGGCTTGGCAACAAAGAGGGTGTGGGGGTGGACCAGCCAGAGGAGGTCTGCTAATCTGTGAGACCCCATGCACATGCTTCCATCAATCACCATTGCGATTCCGGCCACGATCACAATCATTGCGCAAGGGCCCTAGTAtttacatacatacatatcaACTCTTCAGTCTTTTGATTTCTTGCGCCCGCCCGTTACAGATCGCGTGGCCGCCCTCCAACTCGACTTTCTGCCTCTTGATAGTCTccgtctccatctccatctccgtcTCGACAAGCTTCAGGGACCAACCGTCAAGGGCCAATGGGAACTAGTAAAAGGGTGCGGCACGATCAGCCAAGCTTTCCATGTCAAGAGTTGAGACATTTTGTTTATCAATCGGACTCTGACTGATGTGGGATAACTTCTCACGGGTTCCATGCCAGGGTCCCCcaaggcaagacaagacaagacaagaaaacagcgCGCCTTGCCCCAGGTAACCAAGATTTGGTTTGagggtactccgtacggacGGCACTCGCGAAGAATTGTATGTATGCAACTTGACAACAGACCAACAAGATAACGACGCTATCTTCTCTTAGCTGGGACTCTACTGCATCCCCTGAGTTTCCCGTGGTCTAGCGTGGACCTAGATTTCTTCTGGCAATGGCCTGGAGTTGTGATTGTTCTCACCGCGTTCCATGGCTCTACCCTCAATACatggaggagattgttgatcgTGGCCATGGGCAATCTCTGCTTTTATCCTCTCGGTGTTACTGGGCATGTACCTCAAGCAGTCGCTGGCAGCCACGGCTAACCCCCACTGTCTATAATCGTCGGCTTGTGGTGCCATGACCACCTGCGGGTCTTCTACGTGGGAGTTTGTGATGCCATCAGCCGGCCTGCGGGCGCAGCCGGTCTAGGATTCGTGGGTTGTCCGGATGGCGAGACCAGTGCGGATGATAACGTCTCAAAAGCGGACCCTGGATATACCTAGAAACCGTTAACGGTCTACAGCCTCTCGCGTGCTATCATGCCACTGTTTCCAGGTACACCTGCCTGGTATTAGGTACTGTCCTAACGCGGCCAGACGGAATCACACAACCCCAACATCCCTGGGGGTTCAAATCTCGACATCGCCCTGCTTTATGATTAGAGCCGCCCGCCTACCTTGCcctgccttgccttgctgcacctacctacctacctacctacaagttgctgttgtttttttcttcttccgtgCTCCATCTCTCATCTAAAAAGACTACCCCGTCCCCATTCATACCCATCTGTACCCATTCTGTCCATATCAGGCTCATACTGCCACCGACATTTCCATGGACGACCTATCTCGCCCTCGATTCCTCTCTTCGATACCTTGGTTTGACGCAACTTAAtgtcaccctcaccctcTCGCTCTCCCCCACCGGCCTCGACGCCGCAGCCCGACGAGTCTCAGCTACCAAAGGGTCAATGTCGGTATATCCTCATGATACCTGAGCTCAAGGGTCAGCGGTGCGGCTGCATGGGGTTCGATCACAACAAATCTTTGCCAGGCGCCACTTGCAACTGTGGTCATCTATCCTGCTTTCATGTTGCCAATGCCGATAccccaacaccaagcactAACAAGTCCGAGATCGATGCGATTCAACAGCGAGTACGAGCCTTGGAAGAACTCGCAACCCCACGAGACCGTGATCGACTTTCCCATGTTGTTCGTCGCATCAGCGAGCTGGAAGAGACGGTCGAGAAGAATAAGGACGAAACCGACACTGAACTCAAAGGCTCATACCGCAACGCATCTGCTGCGTGGGCGCTTGTTACACAATTGCAGCAACAGATTAAATGCTTGGAACAAGCCCTTCGATCACAAGGCGAACAGCTGGCAAGGACAGGGAGCGAAGTGGACGATTTGCGCAATCGTCAACTTGAGCTGCTAGATAGTGACGAGTGCTTGGAAGAGAGGATCGAAAAGTTGGAGAGTGCCGAGCCTTTGTTGTCGCCTCCCCAAGACCCAGATCCAAGCGGTGCCACCGTCAATACCTTTCATCTATCGCCCATAACCACTGTCCCCTCACAGCTGCCGTTAAACTCAACACACAAATTGTCGATAAAGCCTACCGCATCAACCCAACCCCCAAGGTCATGGACAGTGCATGTATCCTTGATGCCATCCAAGGACACGCCCTTCCCATTTGAAAAGGATACAACCTCATACAAGAGATGCTTGTCCCGTGGACTTCATCGTATGCTCGCAGTGGAAGGAGATGATGCCAAGTCTGTCACAGAGGCTGTATCACGAGCATTTGAACCTCTACTCAAAGGACGGCCGTGGGTTCCATTGCAAGCAAAGCTTTGCGATGCTGAGCGTCTACAAGGCTTGCCAATGTTAAGGCCCCTGGAGGCCAGGCTCGTCCACGGTCCGTACGACCGTGCGTTCCTCAAACAACACTGCGCCGTGCTGGATGCTAGTGGCAAGATGGACTCATTATACATTGCAATGGAGCATGACTCCTTATCCTGGAACTTCTTGAAGAGGTCCCCGGTCTACCTGGACGGGCTAGAGTCCGCATGGGAGCGCGATAGCGTGCTCGACAAAAAGGACGAGCAAGACCCGTTGTCCAGGGATCACGGCGATGAGGGTGACGAGTCACCGCCCGCCGGCAACATCGTTGGAGCTTTGACAGGTCTGAAGCGTAGCATGTCTGAAATTTCATGCTCGTCTCTCGATGACACCGAATTACCGTTGGCCAAGTTGCCACGAACATGCAAGACATCTCAACTCGAGATGCGGCGCGGCGTAGAAACTGCAAGGTGACGTGCAGTATTGGAAAACTGGAAATGAACGACTTGGGTTTCTTTAAGGACAGGTGTAAACATCATGAAAGCGACTTTTTTACCGGCATACAATGGGGCGTTCAAACATGTGCTTGGGCAAGTACTGATACCTCGGGCATAGCATTGgccttttttcttcttctttgtttcaAAAGCGTGGCCGGGCTTAGTTAGGTTAAACAGGAATTGGAATTAGAATAAGAATATTAGATGATAGAAGAGTGGCTATTTATgtacaagaacaaagagtcTGACCATTACTGATAATTCCATGGGTTTTAAACGTCTTCGAACTCTATCTCCTCGctgtcttcgtcttctttttgctcttCAGTATCTGGTCCAGCCAGTTTCACTTTTTTGGCGGCAGGGACATCTTCGAAtaagtcttcttcttcttcgtcgtcgtcgtcctcttcctcatctgatCTTTCTTGTGCTATCTccgccttgagcttctcaaatATGTCGTCTATTTGAGCATTGGCCACGGCCGGTGCTGCTGGGCCAGCATCTTTGCTGGactccttcttgacgattGATGCAGTGCCAGGAGCAGCgcttgctgagaaggactCCCCAGTGACTGTACTATTGGACATCCACGATGGAAGAGCATTTTGCTTCGCTATCTGCTCCTTGCGCGCCTGCTCTGCCGCCTTCTCGGCTTCTGTAGGGCcatctgatgttgagatgttAACTGCAATCGATTGCGGCCCTGTGTTGGTCAAGCCCTTAACCGCCATAGGTCGGTTCGCGCCAGAGTCTACTGCAGTAGTCTGAGCGCGCTGGTGTGTTTCGTCGCGCTTCACCGGGCGTGCTTTGGCAAATGCGCGATCAAAATCGCATTCAGGAATGTGGACGGCGTCGATCTTGGGAAGCAGTTCACTAATGAATTTGAACTGGTCATTGAGTCGCGTTGACTGCTCGTGCCCAGTCGATGTCCGGTCGGCCTCAAAGGTCAGAACATGAGAGCAGCGGTGGCATAAGAATCCTTCCGGGCCAACGTTGTCCAGAACCTCCATCGCCGTCCATTCTGCTTTGCAAAATGAGCAAAAGTACTCTTTTTTCTCGCTCGCGACTTGCGTAGTACCCTGTACTTCTTTATCGATAGTGTAAACGCGCCATTTGATGGCGTCTATTGTGGCTCGGTAGTCGATGTAATACCATGTTTTgttgcttggtcttgggttGCCTTCTCGGAGTTCTGATCGTGTGTGTCTGCACCGGGTCCAGTCAGTCAAGAGCTATTCGGCCGATATTCCCTTCACATACACCACCAAGAATCGATCCTCGCGTAGTTTTCCGCATATCTTGTGGAGTTCCTTTGTGTTGGTAGACATCAAGTAGGCCAAGTCATCGTCTCGAAGCCTAGCAAGACTCTGTGGTTAGCAGCCAAGCACTTTTCCAGCACAGGAGTGTAATAGTCATACTCACGCCTCATGTAGAATAAGCGCATCGATCACTAGTATGTCGCGGGTTTCGTAAAACGCCCGCGCAACGGACTTGATAAGTGTGATTGCgagatccatgatgatgtaggTTTCATGCGAGAATGTGATCGCGAATATCATGTGCAGGGGTATAACTTAGAGGTTTGATGACGTAATCAGAATatcatatatatatataaaaactGCAGGCAACCAAGGGAAGAGTCACAGCTGTCTGCCTGCCTACTACCTAACCTGCCTGCGGTATTATTCATAAGCTTAGTAGATACGAGGTAA includes:
- a CDS encoding transcription initiation factor TFIIE subunit alpha, yielding MDLAITLIKSVARAFYETRDILVIDALILHEALRDDDLAYLMSTNTKELHKICGKLREDRFLVVHTRSELREGNPRPSNKTWYYIDYRATIDAIKWRVYTIDKEVQGTTQVASEKKEYFCSFCKAEWTAMEVLDNVGPEGFLCHRCSHVLTFEADRTSTGHEQSTRLNDQFKFISELLPKIDAVHIPECDFDRAFAKARPVKRDETHQRAQTTAVDSGANRPMAVKGLTNTGPQSIAVNISTSDGPTEAEKAAEQARKEQIAKQNALPSWMSNSTVTGESFSASAAPGTASIVKKESSKDAGPAAPAVANAQIDDIFEKLKAEIAQERSDEEEDDDDEEEEDLFEDVPAAKKVKLAGPDTEEQKEDEDSEEIEFEDV
- a CDS encoding transcription initiation factor TFIIE subunit alpha is translated as MDLAITLIKSVARAFYETRDILVIDALILHEALRDDDLAYLMSTNTKELHKICGKLREDRFLVVHTRSELREGNPRPSNKTWYYIDYRATIDAIKWRVYTIDKEVQAEWTAMEVLDNVGPEGFLCHRCSHVLTFEADRTSTGHEQSTRLNDQFKFISELLPKIDAVHIPECDFDRAFAKARPVKRDETHQRAQTTAVDSGANRPMAVKGLTNTGPQSIAVNISTSDGPTEAEKAAEQARKEQIAKQNALPSWMSNSTVTGESFSASAAPGTASIVKKESSKDAGPAAPAVANAQIDDIFEKLKAEIAQERSDEEEDDDDEEEEDLFEDVPAAKKVKLAGPDTEEQKEDEDSEEIEFEDV
- a CDS encoding signal recognition particle subunit SRP72 → MPQDPAAALSALLRQSSVEDHDEALKIANAALKANKNDVDSQHTRIIALLKLDRFDDALRAIADGSPALHARIALEHAYALYKTGKLNEATSVLQAFGLEKKRSLQHVAAQVAYRAERFDEACNIYSRLLDTDPADEENDISINLRAAFAQSSWLGYSVTDKISVQDSDGFELCYNAACAHIANGSLETAADLLQRASRLCDASDDLTDEDKQAEMRPILAQQAYVFAKLGKLREALDLYNSLSNAREEDSDLALIIGNNLVTLEPKDENPYLLERRFSALTAKARNAKLFQHQSDILRRNRLTVDLQILKGAGVKRRTDALLTEAKHPTTAAETSILSVLNAAASAQGTSGKHLLKNLQGLSQKRPHDVGLVLTIVQIQLHEGKVGSALSILESFLQRLERNETDDSQNARFSPGLIALTVTLLRAQGRESSAKAELVKAATYWQSRPASSAISLLEEAGIELMKSSNAQDLQLAGTSFQKLIDERKGSDIAAAGLVASFAPSSPSRVEKHLQNLPPVDSLIEGIDVTALLSAGVATAASKTGSSTLKRSAPSGPSEKTSKRRRKIRLPKNYVEGTRPDPERWLPLRDRSSYRPKGKKGKKKAVDSTQGGIVKEEETLELVGGGGVKVEKAPPPSKKKKKGRK